Proteins from a single region of Ziziphus jujuba cultivar Dongzao chromosome 1, ASM3175591v1:
- the LOC107422015 gene encoding vesicle-associated protein 4-2: MMAIAEEKSPSDGKVWGFFKRPFRQQAGNTINTTTLSSSSTSHNVHHHHHHHHHHSSQPLEGSNPQAPNSVSSVARSLLPTRRRLKLDPSTKLYFPCEPGKQVRSAIRIKNTTKSHVAFKFQTTEPKSCFMRPPGAILAPGETIVATVFKFVEFPENNEKLVDQKSKVKFKIMSLKVKGAMDYVPELFDEQKDQVAIEQILRVVFIDPQRPSPALEKLKRQLADADAALEARKKPPEDAGPKIIGEGLVIDEWKERRERYLARQQVEGVDSA, from the exons CGGCAGCAAGCCGGAAACACCATCAATACGACGACGTTGTCGTCTTCTTCCACTTCGCACAATGttcaccaccaccatcaccaccaccaccaccatagcTCACAACCCCTTGAGGGCTCCAATCCACAAGCCCCCAATTCCGTTTCCTCGGTTGCACGGTCTCTGCTTCCAACTCGGCGTCGGCTCAAGCTCGATCCCTCCACTAAGCTCTACTTTCCTT gTGAACCTGGGAAGCAGGTCAGGAGTGCCATTAGAATTAAAAACACAACCAAGTCTCATGTAGCATTCAAG TTTCAAACAACAGAACCAAAAAGTTGTTTTATGCGACCTCCAGGGGCCATTCTTGCTCCTGGCGAGACTATTGTAGCAACAG TGTTCAAGTTTGTGGAGTTTCCTGAGAACAATGAAAAACTGGTAGATCAGAAGAGCAAGGTTAAGTTTAAAATCATGAGCTTGAAGGTGAAGGGAGCAATGGATTATGTACCTGAGCTG TTTGATGAGCAAAAGGACCAAGTGGCAATAGAACAGATATTGCGGGTTGTCTTTATCGATCCACAGCGTCCGAGTCCA GCTTTGGAAAAATTGAAGCGTCAATTGGCTGATGCGGATGCTGCACTTGAAGCACGCAAAAAACCTCCAGAAGATGCGGGTCCAAAAATTATTGGGGAAGGGCTTGTAATAGATGAATGG AAGGAGCGGAGGGAAAGATATCTTGCTCGACAGCAGGTTGAAGGTGTGGACTCAGCATAG